From a single Chlorocebus sabaeus isolate Y175 chromosome X, mChlSab1.0.hap1, whole genome shotgun sequence genomic region:
- the DNASE1L1 gene encoding deoxyribonuclease-1-like 1, with product MHYPTALLFLILVNGAQAFRICAFNAQRLTLAKVAREQVMDTLVRILARCDIMVLQEVVDSSGSAIPLLLRELNRFDASGPYSTLSSPQLGRSTYVETYVYFYRSHKTQVLSSYVYNDEDDVFAREPFVAQFSLPSDVLPSLVLVPLHTTPKAVEKELNALYDVFLEVSQHWQSKDVILLGDFNADCASLTKKRLDKLELRTEPGFHWVIADGEDTTVRASTHCAYDRIVLHGERCRSLLHTAAAFDFPTTFQLTEEEALNISDHYPVEVELKLSQAHSVQPLSLTVLLLLSLLSPQLCPAT from the exons ATGCACTATCCAACTGcactcctcttcctcatcctggTCAATGGGGCCCAGGCCTTTCGCATCTGCGCCTTCAATGCCCAGCGGCTGACGCTGGCCAAGGTGGCCAGGGAGCAGGTGATGGACACCTTAGTTCGG ATCCTGGCTCGCTGTGACATCATGGTGCTGCAGGAGGTGGTGGACTCTTCCGGCAGCGCCATCCCCCTCCTGCTTCGAGAACTCAATcg ATTTGATGCCTCTGGGCCTTACAGCACCCTGAGCAGCCCCCAGCTGGGGCGCAGCACCTACGTGGAGACATACGTATACTTCTATCG GTCACACAAAACACAGGTCCTGAGTTCCTACGTGTACAACGACGAGGATGATGTCTTTGCCCGGGAGCCATTTGTGGCCCAGTTCTCTTTGCCCAGCGATg TCCTTCCCAGCCTGGTGTTGGTCCCGCTGCACACCACTCCTAAGGCCGTAGAGAAGGAGCTGAACGCCCTCTATGATGTGTTTCTGGAGGTCTCCCAGCATTGGCAGAGCAAG GATGTGATCCTGCTCGGGGACTTCAATGCTGACTGCGCTTCACTGACCAAAAAGCGCCTGGACAAGCTGGAGCTGCGAACTGAGCCAGGCTTCCACTGGGTGATTGCTGACGGGGAGGACACCACAGTGCGGGCCAGTACCCACTGTGCCTATGACCGCATTGTGCTGCATGGGGAGCGCTGCCGGAGCCTGCTGCACACTGCGGCCGCCTTTGACTTCCCCACGACCTTCCAGCTCACCGAGGAGGAG GCCCTCAACATCAGTGACCACTACCCCGTGGAGGTGGAGCTGAAGTTGAGCCAGGCGCACAGTGTCCAGCCTCTCAGCCTTACTGTTCTGTTGCTGCTGTCACTCCTGTCCCCTCAACTGTGCCCTGCCACCTGA
- the RPL10 gene encoding large ribosomal subunit protein uL16, with product MGRRPARCYRYCKNKPYPKSRFCRGVPDAKIRIFDLGRKKAKVDEFPLCGHMVSDEYEQLSSEALEAARICANKYMVKSCGKDGFHIRVRLHPFHVIRINKMLSCAGADRLQTGMRGAFGKPQGTVARVHIGQVIMSIRTKLQNKEHVIEALRRAKFKFPGRQKIHISKKWGFTKFNADEFEDMVAEKRLIPDGCGVKYIPNRGPLDKWRALHS from the exons ATGGGCCGCCGCCCCGCCCGTTG TTACCGGTATTGTAAGAACAAGCCGTACCCAAAGTCTCGCTTTTGCCGAGGTGTCCCTG ATGCCAAGATTCGCATCTTTGACCTGGGGCGGAAGAAGGCAAAAGTGGATGAGTTTCCGCTCTGTGGCCACATGGTGTCAGATGAATATGAGCAGCTGTCCTCTGAAG CCCTGGAGGCTGCCCGAATTTGTGCCAATAAGTACATGGTAAAAAGTTGTGGCAAGGATGGCTTCCATATCCGGGTGCGGCTCCACCCCTTCCACGTCATCCGCATCAACAAGATGTTGTCCTGTGCTGGGGCTGACAG GCTCCAAACGGGCATGCGAGGTGCTTTTGGAAAGCCCCAGGGCACCGTGGCCAGGGTTCACATTGGCCAAGTTATCATGTCCATCCGCACCAAGCTGCAGAACAAGGAGCATGTGATTGAGGCCCTACGCAGGGCCAAGTTCAAGTTTCCTGGCCGCCAGAAG ATCCACATCTCAAAGAAGTGGGGCTTCACCAAGTTCAATGCTGATGAATTTGAAGACATGGTGGCTGAAAAGCGGCTCATCCCAGATGGCTGTGGGGTCAAGTATATCCCCAATCGTGGTCCTCTGGACAAATGGCGAGCCCTGCACTCATGA